In Hippocampus zosterae strain Florida chromosome 3, ASM2543408v3, whole genome shotgun sequence, a genomic segment contains:
- the shisal1b gene encoding protein shisa-like-1a isoform X1 has product MTITSRQSLNVLTVIFLLLSTAALSAHYRVCEPYSDHKGRYHFGFHCPRLSDNKTYMFCCHHNNTAFKYCCNDTEFQMLMQINLTTTADGYSHNNYTALVGVWIYGFFVMVLLALDFLYYSAINYELCRVYLEKWGLGGRWLKKARSQWQRSMEDEGQAQAPPTVPGLYQPRHSLRGESHSPTLLPQNTSSAW; this is encoded by the exons GTCCACTGCAG CACTTTCAGCTCACTACCGGGTGTGCGAGCCCTACTCCGACCACAAGGGGCGCTACCACTTTGGCTTCCACTGCCCCCGACTGTCGGACAACAAGACGTACATGTTCTGCTGCCACCACAACAACACGGCCTTCAAGTACTGCTGCAACGACACCGAGTTCCAGATGCTCATGCAGATCAACCTCACGACCACCGCCGATGGCTATTCGCACAA TAATTACACGGCGCTGGTGGGAGTGTGGATCTACGGCTTCTTCGTCATGGTGCTGCTGGCTCTGGACTTCCTCTACTACTCGGCCATCAATTATGAGCTTTGCCGGGTCTACCTGGAGAAATGGGGCCTGGGCGGCCGCTGGCTGAAGAAAGCCCGCAGTCAGTGGCAACGCTCCATGGAGGACGAGGGCCAGGCTCAGGCTCCGCCCACGGTGCCCGGCCTCTACCAGCCTCGACACAGCCTCCGAGGGGAGAGCCACAGTCCCACGCTGCTGCCCCAGAACACGTCCAGCGCATGGTGA
- the shisal1b gene encoding protein shisa-like-1a isoform X2, which yields MTITSRQSLNVLTVIFLLLSTAALSAHYRVCEPYSDHKGRYHFGFHCPRLSDNKTYMFCCHHNNTAFKYCCNDTEFQMLMQINLTTTADGYSHNNYTALVGVWIYGFFVMVLLALDFLYYSAINYELCRVYLEKWGLGGRWLKKARSQWQRSMEDEGQAQAPPTVPGLYQPRHSLRGESHSPTLLPQNTSSA from the exons GTCCACTGCAG CACTTTCAGCTCACTACCGGGTGTGCGAGCCCTACTCCGACCACAAGGGGCGCTACCACTTTGGCTTCCACTGCCCCCGACTGTCGGACAACAAGACGTACATGTTCTGCTGCCACCACAACAACACGGCCTTCAAGTACTGCTGCAACGACACCGAGTTCCAGATGCTCATGCAGATCAACCTCACGACCACCGCCGATGGCTATTCGCACAA TAATTACACGGCGCTGGTGGGAGTGTGGATCTACGGCTTCTTCGTCATGGTGCTGCTGGCTCTGGACTTCCTCTACTACTCGGCCATCAATTATGAGCTTTGCCGGGTCTACCTGGAGAAATGGGGCCTGGGCGGCCGCTGGCTGAAGAAAGCCCGCAGTCAGTGGCAACGCTCCATGGAGGACGAGGGCCAGGCTCAGGCTCCGCCCACGGTGCCCGGCCTCTACCAGCCTCGACACAGCCTCCGAGGGGAGAGCCACAGTCCCACGCTGCTGCCCCAGAACACGTCCAGCGCATG